A section of the Mycolicibacterium anyangense genome encodes:
- a CDS encoding AMP-binding protein produces the protein MSVEIPPIGTRLSQLAAEDPDRPAITCDGRTLTRRELESAANRLARAYAELGVSRGDYVTIALPNSIEWVLATIAVWKLGGIPQPLSPRLPDAEFVGLLDLKPRALLVGRPDPRGLVPSVGGDFTGRPELSDAPLPEAVSPSWKSMPSGGSTGRPKLIEAGGEGRIPAEVIAMGMGNLPTDTHLLPVPLSHNTGFTSATLALLTGQHLVLMRRFEPAEFLRLITEHRVNYLATVPTIMQRLLPVYRADPDAYDLSSVRRFWHLAAPCPPNIKEAWIELLGPDTVWELYGGTELQALTFISGTEWLAHRGSVGRVVAGEMKVLDDDGNECPPGVVGEIYLRPAPGSAPTYRYIGSTAKTRDGWDSLGDLGWFDEDGYLYLADRRVDMFTVGGRNVYPAEIENALAEHPSVLSCLVVGVPHEDLGQVPHALVHTDGSALDTAAVQVFVAQRLADYKVPRTVEFVDSPLRDDAGKARRSAVRDQVIARLNG, from the coding sequence ATGAGCGTCGAGATTCCCCCGATCGGAACCAGGCTGAGCCAGCTGGCCGCCGAGGACCCCGATCGCCCGGCGATCACGTGCGACGGCCGTACCCTGACCCGCCGCGAACTGGAGTCGGCAGCCAACCGGCTGGCCCGCGCCTATGCCGAACTGGGGGTCAGCCGCGGCGACTACGTGACGATCGCGCTGCCCAACTCGATCGAGTGGGTGCTGGCGACGATCGCGGTGTGGAAGCTGGGTGGGATCCCCCAACCGCTCTCGCCGCGGTTGCCCGACGCCGAGTTCGTCGGTCTGCTCGACCTCAAGCCCCGCGCCCTGCTGGTCGGCCGGCCCGACCCGCGCGGCCTGGTGCCCTCGGTCGGCGGCGATTTCACCGGCCGTCCGGAGCTCTCGGATGCTCCTCTGCCCGAGGCGGTTTCGCCGTCGTGGAAGTCGATGCCCTCGGGTGGTAGCACCGGGCGCCCCAAACTCATCGAAGCCGGCGGCGAGGGCCGGATCCCGGCCGAGGTCATCGCCATGGGCATGGGCAACCTGCCGACGGACACCCACCTACTGCCGGTTCCGTTGAGCCACAACACCGGTTTCACCTCGGCCACGCTCGCGCTGCTGACCGGTCAGCATCTGGTGTTGATGCGCCGGTTCGAGCCTGCGGAGTTCCTGCGTCTCATCACCGAGCATCGGGTGAACTACCTGGCGACCGTGCCCACCATCATGCAGCGGCTGCTACCGGTGTATCGCGCCGATCCCGACGCTTACGATCTGTCGTCGGTGCGCCGCTTCTGGCATCTGGCGGCGCCGTGCCCACCGAACATCAAAGAAGCCTGGATCGAACTGCTCGGCCCGGACACGGTGTGGGAACTCTACGGCGGCACCGAACTTCAGGCACTGACCTTCATCAGCGGCACCGAGTGGCTGGCCCACCGCGGGTCGGTCGGGCGGGTAGTCGCCGGCGAGATGAAGGTGCTCGACGACGACGGCAACGAGTGCCCGCCCGGTGTGGTCGGCGAGATCTACCTTCGTCCGGCACCGGGCAGTGCGCCGACTTACCGCTACATCGGCAGCACCGCGAAGACCCGCGACGGCTGGGATTCGCTGGGCGATCTCGGCTGGTTCGACGAGGACGGCTACCTCTATCTGGCCGATCGCCGCGTCGACATGTTCACCGTCGGCGGGCGAAACGTCTACCCGGCGGAGATCGAGAATGCCCTCGCCGAACACCCGTCGGTGTTGTCCTGCCTGGTGGTCGGTGTGCCACACGAGGACCTCGGCCAGGTGCCGCACGCCCTGGTGCACACCGATGGCAGTGCGCTGGACACTGCGGCGGTGCAGGTCTTTGTCGCGCAACGGTTGGCCGACTACAAGGTTCCGCGCACCGTGGAGTTCGTCGACTCCCCGCTGCGCGACGATGCCGGCAAGGCGCGGCGCTCGGCGGTCCGCGACCAGGTGATCGCGCGACTGAACGGCTAG
- a CDS encoding phosphotriesterase family protein, translating into MTVPPQVDTVRGPVATSELGVVLMHEHVFVLSPEILVNYPQGWGDEAAREADAVDKLNALKAIGVDTIVDPTVIGLGRYIPRIQRVAARTGLQIVVATGVYTYNDVPMYFHFTGPGTGLGGPETMTELFVRDITEGIADTGVKAAILKCATDEPGPTPGVERVLRAVAQAHRQTGVPITTHTHAATRRGLDQQRIFAEEGVDLSRVIIGHSGDTTDLGYLEELIAAGSYLGMDRFGLHNILSFDDRVDTVARLCERGHADKMVLSHDASCYIDWLPEAALPVALPDWHFLHIHQDVLPALRQRGVTEEQITTMLVDNPRAIFARSGR; encoded by the coding sequence ATGACAGTGCCGCCCCAGGTCGATACCGTGCGGGGTCCCGTCGCGACGTCTGAGCTCGGCGTGGTGCTCATGCACGAGCATGTGTTCGTGCTGTCGCCGGAGATTCTGGTCAACTACCCGCAGGGCTGGGGAGACGAGGCGGCGCGGGAGGCAGACGCCGTCGACAAACTCAACGCGCTCAAGGCCATCGGGGTGGACACCATCGTCGACCCCACCGTCATCGGGCTGGGCCGCTACATCCCCCGCATCCAACGGGTGGCTGCCAGGACCGGCCTGCAGATCGTGGTGGCCACCGGCGTCTACACCTACAACGACGTCCCGATGTACTTCCACTTCACCGGCCCCGGCACCGGGCTGGGCGGCCCCGAGACGATGACCGAGCTGTTCGTCCGGGACATCACCGAGGGCATCGCCGACACCGGCGTCAAGGCCGCGATCCTCAAGTGCGCCACTGACGAACCGGGCCCGACTCCCGGTGTCGAGCGGGTGCTGCGGGCGGTGGCCCAGGCGCACCGGCAGACCGGTGTACCGATCACCACTCACACCCATGCCGCCACCCGCCGCGGCCTGGACCAACAGCGCATCTTCGCCGAGGAGGGTGTGGACCTGAGCCGGGTGATCATCGGGCACAGCGGTGACACCACCGATCTGGGCTACCTCGAAGAACTGATCGCCGCGGGCTCTTATCTCGGGATGGACCGATTCGGCCTGCACAACATCCTGTCCTTCGACGACCGGGTGGACACCGTGGCGCGGCTGTGCGAACGTGGCCACGCGGACAAGATGGTGCTCTCCCATGACGCGTCGTGCTACATCGACTGGCTTCCCGAGGCGGCACTGCCCGTGGCCCTACCGGACTGGCATTTCCTGCACATCCACCAGGACGTGCTGCCCGCACTGCGCCAGCGGGGCGTCACCGAGGAGCAGATCACCACCATGCTCGTGGACAACCCGCGGGCCATCTTCGCCCGGAGCGGCAGATGA
- a CDS encoding glucosamine kinase produces MADELDVLELAEGRRLAVLAGDEGLAALPQVRDAGQWRRARPGDGVADALIAMLGSAPGISRRGNFAVHSWSVRPAAGERAVTVDQTNESVIVGDAAVVKWATHLQQGPHPAPSRLEVLRTNGFRHMPQPWGLVTWQPVGGQETLVANVDAYLAGAVDGWTWAVDLVAEAARDGTAHPAPVAAAATEVATVIAQLHAALAANAATATPADSRRWRDAAFATLAEARTLCDSSAATVLRDRGHEIEQILDELGELAGSRVIEGHGDLHVGQILHHDGGYVVTDFDGNPVLPPHQRVLPIPAALDVAGMAQSLAHVAIVARRHHRLDEAALAVVDQTARRSFLDGYARTLTGLGYAEIYDAAAVPAFRLQQVLREIVYAARHLPRWMYVPDSALPALLDERMAGGR; encoded by the coding sequence GTGGCCGACGAACTCGATGTCCTGGAACTCGCCGAGGGTAGACGCCTGGCGGTGCTCGCCGGTGACGAGGGCTTGGCCGCACTGCCCCAGGTACGCGACGCCGGCCAGTGGCGCCGGGCACGACCGGGGGACGGAGTGGCCGACGCGCTGATCGCCATGCTTGGGTCGGCACCCGGTATCTCGCGGCGCGGCAACTTCGCCGTGCACTCCTGGTCGGTGCGTCCGGCGGCCGGGGAACGGGCGGTCACCGTGGACCAGACCAATGAGTCGGTGATCGTCGGCGACGCCGCCGTGGTCAAGTGGGCGACGCATCTGCAGCAGGGGCCGCATCCGGCGCCGTCCCGACTCGAAGTGCTGCGCACCAACGGCTTTCGCCACATGCCCCAACCCTGGGGTCTGGTCACCTGGCAGCCCGTCGGTGGGCAGGAGACCCTGGTGGCCAACGTCGATGCCTATCTTGCGGGCGCTGTCGACGGATGGACATGGGCGGTGGACCTGGTGGCCGAGGCGGCCCGTGACGGCACCGCGCACCCCGCCCCGGTGGCCGCCGCAGCGACAGAAGTCGCCACGGTGATCGCGCAGCTGCACGCGGCCCTGGCGGCCAACGCCGCCACCGCGACCCCTGCTGACAGCCGGCGCTGGCGTGACGCAGCGTTTGCCACCCTCGCCGAGGCTCGAACGCTGTGCGACTCGTCGGCCGCGACGGTGCTGCGCGATCGGGGCCACGAGATCGAGCAGATCCTCGACGAGCTCGGTGAGCTGGCCGGCAGCCGGGTGATCGAGGGGCACGGCGATCTGCACGTCGGGCAGATACTGCACCACGACGGTGGCTACGTGGTCACCGACTTCGACGGAAACCCCGTCCTGCCCCCGCACCAGCGGGTGCTGCCGATCCCAGCAGCCCTCGACGTCGCCGGAATGGCCCAGTCGCTGGCCCACGTCGCGATCGTGGCTCGGCGGCACCATCGGCTCGACGAGGCAGCGCTGGCCGTCGTCGACCAGACCGCACGCCGATCCTTCCTGGACGGCTATGCCCGCACGCTCACCGGACTGGGGTACGCCGAGATCTACGACGCTGCTGCGGTACCGGCCTTTCGCCTGCAGCAGGTGCTGCGTGAGATCGTCTACGCGGCGCGGCATCTGCCGCGCTGGATGTACGTCCCCGATTCCGCGCTGCCCGCGCTGCTCGACGAAAGGATGGCCGGTGGACGCTGA
- a CDS encoding PP2C family protein-serine/threonine phosphatase — translation MRNETPPGVGTSITQDWGAVPHPVFVVDDDGVVRALSTPAHAVLPEVTVGGQLDGAVPAWLADACLSRSEVVTGQLGGRDFHVQPTTLPDGRVAWWLIGDTDRSLQLVQDALHRERRHAAFLDEASAVLTVSLNVDRCMEATARMAARHLADAAVVVGPRFGGALPVFGSDADGAVTQRHIAEDPAQISGLSEALRGFPPVPSRWIDPSTLPAWLIPDGFQGSVGSVVITPLPGHGIPAGALVLLRRTTHMAFSEGEEILARLFAARAGAALAAARLYAEQSAITSTLLRELLPPQLHRMHGFELAGRYRASDDHQLIGGDFYDVHPSPTPDEETLVVLGDVCGKGLEAAVLTGKIRNTLQALAPLAEHHEEVLKLLNNALLSPDNSRFATLVLASISDRDGQLRLRLTCAGHPAPLIARADGTVETADTRGMLIGALPMFRARSFDTWLAPGETCLLYTDGVTEARGGPLGTEQFGEERLAAAFARCAGMPAEAVVERIMMLTADWVDRKPHDDIAAVAITAPRRNHLSAVNGHTAGRYTA, via the coding sequence ATGAGAAACGAAACGCCGCCCGGGGTGGGTACGTCAATCACCCAGGACTGGGGGGCGGTCCCGCACCCCGTCTTCGTCGTCGATGACGACGGGGTTGTGCGCGCGCTCAGCACGCCAGCCCACGCGGTACTGCCCGAGGTGACCGTCGGTGGACAGCTCGACGGCGCGGTCCCGGCGTGGTTGGCCGATGCCTGCCTGAGCCGTTCGGAAGTGGTGACCGGCCAGCTCGGCGGCCGGGACTTCCACGTCCAGCCGACGACGCTGCCCGACGGCCGGGTGGCGTGGTGGCTGATCGGCGACACCGACCGGTCGCTGCAGCTGGTGCAGGATGCCCTGCACCGCGAGCGCAGGCACGCCGCCTTCCTCGACGAGGCGTCCGCGGTACTGACGGTGTCGCTCAACGTCGACAGGTGCATGGAGGCCACCGCGCGGATGGCGGCCCGTCACCTCGCCGACGCCGCCGTGGTCGTAGGACCCCGCTTCGGCGGCGCGCTGCCCGTCTTCGGCAGCGATGCCGACGGCGCGGTGACCCAACGCCACATCGCCGAAGACCCGGCCCAGATCTCGGGACTCAGCGAGGCCCTGCGCGGCTTCCCGCCGGTGCCCTCGCGCTGGATCGATCCCTCGACGCTGCCGGCCTGGCTGATTCCTGATGGCTTCCAAGGGTCGGTGGGCTCGGTGGTGATCACGCCGCTGCCCGGTCACGGGATCCCGGCCGGAGCGCTGGTGCTGCTGCGCCGCACCACCCACATGGCGTTCAGCGAGGGCGAGGAGATCCTGGCCCGGCTGTTCGCCGCCCGCGCCGGTGCCGCGCTGGCCGCCGCGCGCCTCTACGCCGAGCAGTCGGCGATCACCAGCACCCTGCTGCGCGAGCTGCTGCCGCCACAGCTACACCGGATGCACGGGTTCGAGCTGGCCGGGCGGTATCGGGCTTCCGACGACCATCAGCTGATCGGCGGCGACTTCTACGACGTGCATCCGTCCCCCACACCGGACGAGGAGACCCTCGTCGTACTGGGTGACGTGTGCGGCAAGGGTTTGGAAGCCGCGGTGCTGACCGGCAAGATCCGCAACACGCTGCAGGCGCTGGCGCCGCTGGCTGAGCACCACGAAGAGGTGCTGAAGCTGCTCAACAATGCGCTGCTGTCCCCGGACAACAGCCGCTTCGCCACGTTGGTGCTGGCCTCCATCTCCGACCGGGACGGTCAGCTGCGGCTTCGGTTGACCTGTGCGGGCCACCCCGCGCCGCTGATCGCCCGGGCCGACGGCACCGTCGAGACCGCCGACACCCGGGGCATGCTGATCGGTGCGCTGCCGATGTTCCGGGCCCGCTCGTTCGACACCTGGCTGGCGCCGGGTGAAACCTGCCTGCTCTATACCGACGGGGTGACCGAGGCCCGCGGCGGACCGCTGGGCACCGAGCAGTTCGGGGAGGAACGGCTGGCGGCGGCCTTCGCCCGGTGCGCCGGGATGCCCGCCGAAGCGGTCGTGGAGCGCATCATGATGCTCACCGCCGACTGGGTGGACCGCAAGCCGCACGACGACATCGCCGCCGTGGCGATCACCGCGCCGCGGCGCAATCACCTGTCCGCCGTCAACGGCCACACCGCGGGGCGATACACCGCATGA
- a CDS encoding Clp protease N-terminal domain-containing protein gives MAPALPPDGHVGAERFARALATLGESARAVIREAHDEAYSYASNFVGSAHLLLGLVADASHRITAGLDERGVSPAVIRGCIEEITGVRQRPSPRFVHLPFSPQARALVVTAALLAEQAGAAATEPDHLWLAITRNHGLMARQVLAELGQLDYVRELAGQSPPVPGASASPSA, from the coding sequence ATGGCCCCTGCCCTTCCCCCGGACGGTCACGTCGGCGCCGAGCGGTTCGCTCGAGCCCTGGCAACCCTGGGTGAATCGGCGCGGGCGGTAATCCGGGAAGCGCACGATGAGGCCTACTCCTACGCCAGCAACTTCGTAGGGTCGGCGCACCTGCTTCTCGGCCTGGTGGCCGACGCGTCACATCGGATCACCGCAGGGCTGGACGAACGAGGGGTCAGCCCCGCGGTGATCCGGGGGTGCATCGAAGAGATCACCGGCGTGCGGCAGCGGCCGTCGCCACGCTTCGTGCACCTCCCTTTCAGTCCGCAGGCACGTGCGCTGGTGGTCACCGCAGCGTTGCTCGCCGAACAGGCGGGTGCGGCCGCGACCGAGCCGGATCACCTCTGGTTGGCGATCACCCGAAACCATGGCCTGATGGCCCGCCAGGTGCTGGCCGAGCTGGGCCAACTCGACTACGTCCGGGAACTCGCGGGTCAGTCACCGCCGGTGCCGGGGGCGTCGGCCTCACCCTCGGCCTAG
- a CDS encoding glycosyltransferase produces MFWPESAYGPTNQCIGLAAILRDRGHRIVFAAESSWAGKLAPLGFIEELVDLAEPAEGAADEDPGKFWTDFIAETAPEFRKPTVEQLETFIQPTYQALVDGAKYCEPRLRAIIAEHRPDVIVEDNVVLFPALVTAGVPFVRIVSCSPLEIPGPNIPPPFSGLPSDDRSAWDDYRAEFDRTHRTLWNDFNTWVQQQGAAPLPDLEFMPRENAANLYVYPAEADYVEARPLDGSWTRMDSSVRETDAEYTVPAQVADRPEGSALVYLSLGSLGGADVELMQRLVDVLSTTRHRYIVSKGPQADRITLADNMVGEQMVPQTKVIPQVDLVISHGGNNTVTETLHFGKPLIMLPLFWDQYENAQRIDELGFGVRLNTYAFGDAELTGAVDRILADTALRDRLAEIGEKIRARDGLRIGADVIEQVGRAATA; encoded by the coding sequence ATGTTTTGGCCGGAGTCGGCGTATGGGCCGACGAACCAGTGCATCGGGCTGGCGGCCATCCTGCGGGATCGGGGCCACCGGATCGTGTTCGCCGCCGAGAGCTCCTGGGCCGGCAAGCTCGCCCCGCTCGGGTTCATCGAGGAGCTCGTCGATCTGGCTGAGCCTGCCGAGGGAGCGGCCGACGAAGACCCGGGCAAGTTCTGGACGGACTTCATCGCCGAGACCGCTCCGGAGTTCCGCAAGCCGACCGTCGAGCAGCTCGAGACGTTCATCCAGCCGACCTATCAGGCGCTGGTCGATGGGGCCAAGTACTGCGAGCCGCGGTTGCGGGCCATCATCGCCGAGCACCGCCCCGACGTGATCGTCGAGGACAACGTGGTGCTGTTCCCGGCACTGGTCACCGCGGGGGTCCCGTTCGTCCGGATCGTCTCGTGCAGCCCACTGGAGATTCCCGGCCCCAACATCCCGCCCCCGTTCTCGGGACTGCCCAGTGATGACCGGTCGGCGTGGGACGACTACCGCGCGGAGTTCGACCGCACCCACCGAACGCTGTGGAACGACTTCAACACCTGGGTGCAGCAGCAGGGTGCCGCCCCGTTGCCGGACCTGGAGTTCATGCCGCGGGAGAACGCCGCCAACCTCTACGTGTATCCCGCGGAGGCCGACTACGTCGAAGCCCGGCCGCTGGACGGCAGCTGGACCCGGATGGATTCCAGCGTCCGGGAAACTGACGCCGAATACACCGTGCCCGCACAGGTCGCCGACCGTCCCGAGGGCAGCGCGCTGGTCTACCTGTCGCTGGGTTCGCTGGGCGGCGCCGATGTGGAGCTGATGCAACGGCTCGTCGACGTCCTGAGTACCACCCGCCACCGTTACATCGTCAGCAAGGGGCCGCAGGCTGATCGAATCACGTTGGCCGACAACATGGTCGGTGAACAGATGGTGCCGCAGACCAAGGTCATCCCACAGGTGGACCTGGTGATCTCGCACGGCGGGAACAACACCGTGACCGAGACGCTGCACTTCGGCAAGCCGTTGATCATGCTGCCGCTGTTCTGGGACCAATATGAGAACGCCCAGCGGATCGACGAACTTGGCTTCGGGGTGCGGCTGAACACCTACGCGTTCGGTGACGCCGAGCTGACCGGCGCCGTCGACAGGATCCTGGCCGACACCGCCCTGCGGGACCGGTTGGCCGAAATCGGCGAGAAGATCAGGGCGCGCGACGGGCTGCGGATCGGCGCCGATGTCATCGAGCAGGTGGGCCGGGCTGCGACAGCCTGA
- a CDS encoding SIS domain-containing protein — translation MDADGFVADLHRKPEMLGRLADVLAEGNPWASVVPEGIERVVLIGMGSSAYAGGVVAARMRARGLVAVSEVAATTLMPDWGAATLVVATSATGGSVETLDALDRLPSGVTTVALTNTPGSAITDRCQAVVDLRADPEVGGVACRTYQHTLALLMALECHLAGAPTEVLADTLSRAAAASAHLLDSESDWRPTISELLLGPDGTHLAAPAHRFCSAAQGALMLREGPRRPAVGCETGDWSHVDVYLTKTTDYRLLVFAGSAWEEQLAEWTTLRNTTVVGVGGAVPSAGYTVRYPGDEDDDVRLLTEVLVPELVAGRAWQNGQ, via the coding sequence GTGGACGCTGACGGTTTCGTCGCGGACCTGCACCGCAAACCCGAGATGCTGGGCCGGTTGGCCGACGTGCTGGCCGAGGGCAACCCGTGGGCTTCGGTGGTGCCGGAGGGTATCGAACGGGTGGTGCTGATCGGGATGGGCTCCTCGGCGTACGCCGGCGGCGTCGTGGCGGCCCGGATGCGGGCCCGCGGACTGGTCGCGGTCTCCGAGGTCGCCGCCACCACCCTGATGCCTGACTGGGGGGCGGCAACCCTGGTGGTGGCCACCTCCGCTACCGGTGGATCGGTGGAAACGCTTGACGCCCTTGATCGTCTGCCCTCCGGCGTCACCACTGTCGCGCTGACCAACACCCCGGGATCGGCGATCACCGACCGCTGCCAGGCCGTCGTCGACTTACGCGCCGACCCCGAGGTCGGCGGCGTGGCCTGCCGCACCTACCAGCACACGCTGGCGCTGCTGATGGCGCTCGAGTGCCACCTCGCCGGTGCCCCGACGGAGGTGCTGGCCGACACGCTGTCGCGGGCGGCGGCGGCGAGCGCGCATCTGCTCGATTCCGAATCTGATTGGCGCCCAACTATTTCAGAGCTTCTTCTGGGTCCGGATGGTACCCATCTGGCAGCCCCGGCCCACCGATTCTGTTCGGCCGCCCAAGGCGCACTGATGTTGCGGGAGGGCCCGCGGCGCCCGGCGGTCGGTTGCGAGACCGGCGACTGGAGCCACGTCGACGTGTACCTCACCAAGACCACCGACTACCGTCTGCTGGTCTTCGCCGGATCGGCGTGGGAAGAACAGCTGGCCGAGTGGACGACGCTGCGCAACACCACCGTCGTCGGAGTTGGCGGCGCGGTCCCCAGTGCGGGCTACACCGTCCGCTATCCCGGCGACGAGGACGACGACGTACGGTTGCTCACCGAGGTTTTGGTGCCCGAACTGGTCGCCGGTCGGGCCTGGCAGAACGGGCAATAG
- a CDS encoding TetR/AcrR family transcriptional regulator, with the protein MVPEEGLGPSKQDRIVVAALDVFGEHGTAKSTLQMVAKAAGVSVGLVQHHFGSKDRLIDAVNTYALGVIRAEMSRPLTASPGQSVLEMGRRVSFLLSQQLTAVDYLARLLVEGAPAGAAFFDSTAQIGLARWRRLAEEGGTVEDLDLEWAALNPLVLVMGAVIMRRHIDRHLPEPFVTPAQLERWKESVNKLLERGQIRQPPQ; encoded by the coding sequence GTGGTCCCGGAAGAAGGCCTGGGTCCGTCCAAGCAGGACCGGATTGTCGTGGCAGCGCTCGACGTGTTCGGGGAGCACGGCACCGCCAAGTCGACCCTGCAGATGGTCGCGAAGGCGGCCGGGGTCTCGGTTGGCTTGGTGCAACATCATTTCGGTTCCAAAGACCGGCTGATCGATGCCGTCAACACCTATGCCCTGGGCGTCATCCGAGCCGAGATGAGCAGACCGCTGACCGCTTCGCCGGGCCAGTCCGTTCTGGAGATGGGTCGCCGGGTGAGTTTCCTACTGTCCCAACAGCTAACGGCGGTGGACTACCTGGCCAGGCTGCTCGTCGAGGGTGCTCCGGCGGGGGCCGCCTTCTTCGACTCGACCGCTCAGATCGGATTGGCGCGCTGGCGCCGGCTGGCCGAGGAGGGCGGCACGGTCGAGGATCTGGATCTGGAGTGGGCGGCGCTGAATCCGCTGGTGTTGGTGATGGGCGCGGTCATCATGCGCCGGCATATCGACCGGCACCTGCCGGAACCCTTCGTCACCCCGGCTCAGCTGGAGCGATGGAAGGAATCCGTGAACAAACTCCTCGAGCGGGGACAGATCCGCCAGCCGCCGCAGTAG